In the genome of Ziziphus jujuba cultivar Dongzao chromosome 10, ASM3175591v1, the window AACCGGTAAGACCAATCCTTAAATATTTCATCGAGTGGATTAACATTACATAAACTAATAGGAGATATTTTTCTGTGttaggttgttattacttagtgAATGCTGGTTACACaaatggtgaaggatttcttgcaccatataggggaacaagacatcacctttccgaatggagagatggttgtgcacccataaatcatcaagagtatttcaacatgaagcatgcatcagctaggaatatcatagaaagatactttggggttcttaaaatgcgatgggcaattttaagaagtctATCTTTCTACCCAATTGCAACACAAATCAAAACCATTACTACATGTTGTCTGATACATAATCtgattagaagagaaatgacaCTTGATCCTGGAGAAGTTGAATATGATAGGATGGAAAATGTGGACATTAATGAAGAGGATGACATTATAGGATCAATTGCTTCCTCGGATCGATGGACGAATTGGAGAGATGAGttagctaagcaaatgtttgGTGAGTGGAGAGGTCATCATGATTACTAGTTGATGGCTATGTAAAAAATTAGGCTCTAACtgcttatttaatattgtttgttaaatctTTTAGATAATATGTATGAAGAcaaacttatattatattaagtgcaacatttgagatttattgttattttgtttgcatcttGTTTTGATAATGTTGGAATCATGAAATGTTTACTTGAATAGCAATGGAAGCTGGAGGTAGCAGTAACGATAATAGGGGGGATGAATCTAGGCGTACATGGAGTAGAGGTGAGAAAGAAGCTTTGCTGGTTCTTTTAGATGAagctgtagctagtgggcaacgtTGTGACATGGGAGCATTTAAACCTGGTACACTTAATATGATTGAGCGGCAACTGGCTGAAATGTGTCCTAACTCGGGATTACGAGcaactccacatattgaatCGAAGCTAAAAAAGTGGAAAAAGCAATATGGTATCATATACGACATGCTgaacaaaagtggatttggatggaatgacactcttaaatgtgtggaggTTGACAGTGACGATGCTTGGAAAGCATATATGCAGGTTTTGAATTTGTTAGGAAAAATACCtttattgaattttgtgtttcttatcttaaatatataatgtttttactaaatgatggctttttttattttagagtaatccaAGTGCAAAAAGTTGGAGAGATAAACCTTTTTCGATATATGAGaggcttgctaatatttttgggaaggatcgggcaacaggacatggagcacaaactccaattgatttagttaatgatataaatatggagCCTGACAATGACCAATTTGATGATGTGGGTTCTCCAATGTCTATGAATCAACCACATAGTCAACTGCCCACACAATCCCAATTAAGAGGTAAGAGGAAAGCTAAATCGAAGGATGTTGACATCGTTAGCGGGTTAAACAATATAGCAGATAAGTTTATTGATAAATTGGCTACACAGTTAGACAAGTTGGAGAAGTCTGATATCAACtatccacaatacttagctatggagcttgacagGTTAGGATTCCCTATTACtgacaatctcaaaatctctaaggcaatgagatcgGATCCATCGAACGTTGAGGTTTTCAAGATTATTAAAACTGATGCGcagaagattgaatttgcttGTGGATTTTTGGATAACTAAATTAGTATTGTTGTGGATTATATATCTATGGATATGTATGAGAGGATGACAACTATGAACATTTGGAATTGAAACTTATGGACATATATTGTAACGTATTGAATGTTGGtttctaattatgcatgtacggataattttattattatgtgttattttttagaatattaacatgcactttattgatttggttagttgttattttgtttaataatattactatattatattgtcatttattattatatgcaggaatattgaatggcaaatagaagggtttatgttgtgtttaaaggtagacaactatggatatataattcttggtctaaatgtcatcaacaagtgcacggatttacaaataatttatatcaagcctataatacaattgaagaagctgaaattgcatatgttgagtTTGTAGAACAAACAATGAGGAATCGTAATaaagcaaatccaatacaaaatacCACCACCGTACATACACGTGCTCAATTTCACAACTAGTGGGGTAATGGTTTTTGTATTAGGTTGTTTATTTGGCTTACTATCAATgggtttatttacttatttcttatataattagattatccttgtaaaatccaatatatatatatacggatgcCATACTTATTAAAAATGCAACTACAtgtgacatttatttatatatctatatatctatatgtatgaattgaagatggatatttttatgctatcaacaagttcttaattaaatattatgtcaattttttttatttgtatttaattgttattcatgattagtaattttattttaattggttttgaaaacaatattttaagtagtttatgggtgttaaaaaaaaaattacaaatgtattataaatatcattaaattatttttattattaattaattgaacatataaatatctatacaaaaaatattaaatataagtaataataaaactttaattaaatataatatttaatttttttgtaaatataaatataattttaaatcttttcatatttaacaaaataaaaactataattataaaataatccaatccagtccgatcctgcaccaaacatgggacaactagtccaacattcagtccagaactataccaaacacagtactgcattattcgatcctgtccgatccgaacctatTATGTCCGATCCCGTCCGATTCGGACCTATCCTGCATACCAAACGTCCCCTCTGGACTGAACTTATATTAACATGTCACACGtggtttttatccaaaaaagattaaaaaaaaaaaaaagaaagtcacaCGTGGTTGTTACCAGCAAAAACATGTCGCACGTGGTGATTGTCCCGGAGCTAATTCGTGGCCTCCCTCATGTTTCTTCTCCTTTAGCACATCAcacattattttcaaaaataaaaataaaaatgaaaaacaacctATCACTGTTCAGTTTTCACTTTCACCACGATAATTGCCAAGGCTCAGAAGTccgttttttatttcaaaacaattttattttcaccaAGCAGATTCTGGAGGTAGAACTTTCTAGCTCTTTTGATTatgaaataatacaatattttctAGCTCATTTAATTAAACTAATGTGTACATCTTTCATTCGAGATTCTCATTACCTTTCGAATGAACGATCAGTTGTTTGGAAATCTATTTTAATTTAGAGTCAAAACGTTGATTCGATTGAATATggtattattgatattcaatttgaaaaaaatctagggaagaataaaaaaaaaaacacaattcatataaataaaGTGTGAATAAAAGAAAGAGATTATGATATTAGGTATCAAAACctgtagaatcaaaagcatcaaaATGCCCAAAGAGTGGCTTTATCTTAATATCTCTCAAGAGAAAATAGTAAATTGGTCTTTGCTTTGATAATTCTCATGTACTTGTAATTGCCTTCCACTGTTGCACGTTATAATAATAGTCTTCCTATCAACAATTGAATTTTCAAAACTATTGCatgattaaatataaacaaaatgatcaatatttattaaaaaaacataattttatgcATGTTTGAACACAACACAAAATAAGACTAGtcatacaatataaaaaatgcaaaatggtTCGATCTCAGTCCAACCTTATTAGTTCaggttcaaataaaaatttaactcAAAATTAATTGGTAATATTTTACTTGACTTGTACGGTATATGCTATTTAggtttcactttctttttcccTACTACAAGTTATGATAATAGTCTTCTGAACTCAATTGAATTTTCAAATCTTGAAAACAATTGGatgaataaatataaacaaaatgataaatcttcataaaaaagaaatctttGCCTCTCTAAACACAACAAAAAACAAGACTAGTCATACAATATAAAAAGTGCAAGGCGACCCACTTTTTGCCCTGACTTACCTATCCAAATTCAAATGAGGTTTCAACCTATGattaatcatataatataaagaGTGCAAGGTGACCCATTCTCTACCTTAAGCCATCTACCCAGGTCTAAATGAGATTCTAACACAAAACTTCCATGTGGAGACTAATATAGGGATTGCTTTGCCACCTTGACTCGAGACTCCATCATCTAGTTTATCTAGGGCTTGCTACTATTTGATTCGTCAATCACTTTACAATCTTTTTCGGTTTTGATACCACTTAAACTTGAAAGTATtgcattaataaatttaaataaaatgatcaaTCTTCATTAAGAAACAGTGTTATGTgtatgtgaagtcccacataggttagaaaggagaacgaagcatggcttataagcgtgtagaTACTTTTTCCTTgcaacgcgttttgacaaaaccttgagggctgggttgtaagaggattttccaaatccaaaaagaaCAATATCGCATACGGGTGGTCTGAATTGTCACAGATAGTATCAGAACcgaacccggatcggtgtgccagcgaggacgttggGCCCCAAGATGGGTGAATTGTGAAGTCCCCGATCAATtcgaaaggggaacgaagcatggcttataagcgtgtggatacctttcccttacgatgcgttttgacaaaaccttgaaagctgggttgtaagaggattttccaggCCCAAAAAAACCAATATCGCATGCaagtggtctgggctgtcacagatggtatcagagccggatctggatcagtgtgccagcgaagacgctgggccccaagaggAATGAATTGTAAAGTCCcccatcggttggaaaagggaacgaaacatggcttataagcatgtggatacctttccattgcgacgcgttttgacaaaaccttgaaggctgagttgtaagaggattccccaggcccaaaaaggataatatcgcatgcgaGTGGCCTGAACTgtcacatgtatatataaacacaaCATAAAACAAGACTAGTCATACAATATAAAGAGTGCAAGGAGGTCCACTTTTTGGCCTAGCTTACCCATCTAGGCTCAAATTAGATTCTAATAAAAAACTTACATGTAACTAGTCATGCTATATCAAGAGTGAAAGGCTGTCCACCTTTTGCTCTAACCCACTAGTTTACAATAGAAATAGTGCAAGGTAACCCATTGTCTGCCTAACCTACTTGCCTAGGCCAAAATAATGTTCCAACCTAAAACTTCCACGTTCGATACATTGTATTCAGAACCCGTTtgcatatcaataatattattgtgTTCTATCCATGGAATTCTAATTTCTCCCTTTTATTACCAAAAGTTTTTCGTTATGCTTAAACCAGGtattctttaaaaataagtaAGCTTTGTTCTTACTATGGAGTCTGTGAATCTTGAATATCAAAAAGTTCAATATGCTCTTAATGATCCATTTGGACTACATTGTAGTCTATGCAGAGCTAAGCCTTTAAGGTTTGCCCCTTGTTTGGATTTGAAGAGGTTGTATGTAGGGCTTATTCTTTGTGTTTGACTACAATATAGGCCTTCATGTAGTTTGTATAGAGCTGAGGCCAGTAAGTTTGCCGCTTATTTGGATTTGAAGAGGTTGTATGTAGGACCTATTCTCTGTGTTTGATGATAGTATAAGCCTCCATGATAACAAAGCTTTAGACTACTAGTTCTAGACTTGTATGAATACCCATAAAACCAGTAGTTctaaatattttgacaaaagcaTACGGATTAATGAGTAGGGAATAGCTCTTAATCATAGAAACCTCAAACGCTTCCATTTCATCTGCCTCCCCAAATAGCCCTCCTAGAATGTCTTCTTCAATTACTCTTTCACCTCGTTCACCTTCTATTTCAAGATCAAATTCAGTAAAGATTGATCAACTGGTAGAATATACATATATCCCTCTAGAAGCTCAAATCAATGCTACTGAATTACCCTTTCTTAACCCTTACGAACTtcttcataaaaataattatcttcAAAAAAGTATCAAGAAACTAATTACTTCAAAGAAATTCCCTATAAAAGAATACATACAGTCCTCCTAGATGAACAACTGTTTAATTTCAGCCACTAAAGTAGAACAATTTGTAGATTTTGAAGTTCCCCAAGATCTCATAGACACATGGAAAAGAGAATGGTACACTCACCTCCATTTTGGAGTTTTGAGACTTGTTCTCTCCTTGCATGGAAGATGAGGCATTCCTGTAGCTGCAAGGCTATCACTTC includes:
- the LOC125420863 gene encoding uncharacterized protein LOC125420863, with product MFKNCLGALNRTYIKVKVPEIDKPRYRIRKGEIATNVLGVCNPNMEFIFVLPGWEGSASDSRVLRDAISRPNGIKIPTGCYYLVNAGYTNGEGFLAPYRGTRHHLSEWRDGCAPINHQEYFNMKHASARNIIERYFGVLKMRWAILRSLSFYPIATQIKTITTCCLIHNLIRREMTLDPGEVEYDRMENVDINEEDDIIGSIASSDRWTNWRDELAKQMFAMEAGGSSNDNRGDESRRTWSRGEKEALLVLLDEAVASGQRCDMGAFKPGTLNMIERQLAEMCPNSGLRATPHIESKLKKWKKQYGIIYDMLNKSGFGWNDTLKCVEVDSDDAWKAYMQSNPSAKSWRDKPFSIYERLANIFGKDRATGHGAQTPIDLVNDINMEPDNDQFDDVGSPMSMNQPHSQLPTQSQLRGKRKAKSKDVDIVSGLNNIADKFIDKLATQLDKLEKSDINYPQYLAMELDRLGFPITDNLKISKAMRSDPSNVEVFKIIKTDAQKIEFACGFLDN